DNA from Streptomyces luteogriseus:
ACAGTTCGGCAGCTTCGCACATCGTCCGCACACCCTCCGGACGGAAACACTGCAGACCGGCATCCGAATGGACCGCGAAGGTAAGTAACCTTGCATCCGGCTGTCCAGCCGCGCCGGTCCGTCCGGCCTGGGCGGTGGCACGAAGACGAGCGGGCATCGGAGGGGCGGCCGCACACATGACCACCGGACTGATCCCGGGGGGACAGCCCCCGGACCCCCGGCCGACGGGCGCCCTGCCGCAACAGCGGCGCGAGCCGGTCGGCCACGCAGCCCAGCATGTCGAGAACCGGTCGAGGAGTTCTGTGATCACCGCGCGCGCGGCCGCCAGTTTCGAGCCCGTCGGCCGGTCGGTCGCGAGCGCCCGCTCCTTCGTACGCGACACCCTCCAGGGCTGGGGCTTCGCCGACATCGTCGACGACGCCGTCGTTCTCACCAGCGAACTCGTGACCAACGCCGTCGTCCATGCCGGCACCTCCGCCGACGTGCTGTGCCTGCGCAGCGACGAGGGCGCGCGCATCGAGGTGGCCGACCGCTACCCCGAGCGCGAGATCCCCCTCCAGGCCACGGCCATCAACATGGGCAACCCCGATCGCGAGGGCGGCCGGGGCCTCCAGCTGTGCGCGGCCCTCGCCGGCCGCTGGGGCGTCGAGTACACGCCCACGCACAAGACCGTCTGGTTCCAACTGGACCTGCCCGCACGCGTAGTGGGCACTCGCGCCGCCGGACCGGCCCTCCCCTCCGAGCTCCTCCCCTTGGCCGACGGCCGGGTCCGCGTGGCCGTCGTCCAGATCGACCGCACCGGCCACATCACCGCCTGGAACGAGGACGCCGAGGAACTGTTCGGCTACCCGGCCGAGCAGGTCACCGGCAAGCCCCTCACCGACCTCGCCGCCTGGCCGCACACCCCCGGCACCAGCACGGGCATCGCCGAGGCCCTGCGCCTCTCCCGCTGGGAAGGCAGCTACGGCATCCGCGCCTCCACCGGCCGCGTCACCCCCGTCTACGCCTCCCACCTGCGCGTCCGCGACACCGGCGGCGAACCGTCAACCGTATGCCTCTTGGTACGGGACCACGAACGGGCCGTTCTGCAGACTCCCCTGCGCGGCCCGGCCTCCGACACCTCGTCCGGCTCCGAGGGCCAGAGCGCCGACCCGTTCGAGGTCTTCATCGGCTCCCCCGCCCCGGACGACCTCGACGGCCTCCTCCAGCGCACCGTCGAACGCGCCCGCGACATGCTCGACGGCGACTCGGCGTTCCTCCTGCTGGCCACCGACGACGAGACGGAGCTGGAGGTCCGCGCCTCCACGGGCCTCCCCTCCGCCCGCCAGCGCTTCGCCCGCGTCCCCGTCGAAGCCGGCCCCGGCCGCTACGGCTCGGCCCGCATGCCCGCCGTCCACGACGACCTCACCGCGGTCCCCGGCGCGGTCCCGCTCCTGAACGGCACGGGCATGCGCTCCGTCGTCACGGTCCCGCTGAAGGTCGAAGGCCGCCTCACCGGCTCCCTCGGCGTCGCCGCCGAGGCCCCTGGCAGATACTCCAACGAAGAGGCCCTGCGCCTCCAGTTCGCCGCCGACCGCATCGCCCTCGCCGTCGAATCGGCCCGCCTGGGCGAACTGGAACGCCTGCGCCGCGGCTCCCTCAGCTTCCTCGTCGAAGCGTCCGACCTGCTGGCCGGCACCCTGGACCGCGACCAGACCCTCGCCCTGATGGCCCAGATGACGGTCCCGACCCTCGCCACCTGGTGCGCCGTCTACACCATCGCCGACCAGGCCTCCGAGCCCTACCTCTCCTACGTCCTGCACGAGGACGAGGAACTCATCGACGGCATCAAGTCCCTGCTGTCGAAGGTCCCCCCGCCCGACCCGGTCCCCACCCCCGGCGCCCGCGTCTGGACGACCCCCGGCGAGGTCGCCCACCAGGCGGCCCTGCGCAGCTCCATGCGCAGCCTCGGCCTCAGCGGCACCCAGACCCGTCAGGTCACACCCGGTATCGGCCCCACGCTCGCCACCGCCTCCGCGGTCGGGGGAGAGACGGTCGTCCTCCCCCTGGTCGCCCGCAACCGCGTCATCGGCATGCTCACCCTCGGCAAGCCCACCGACGAACACTTCCGCCAGGAGATCCTGGAACTCGCCGAGGACCTCTCCCGCCGAGCCGCTCTGGCCCTGGACAACGCCCGCCTCTACTCGGAGCGCACGGCGATCAGCCAGTCCCTCCAGCGCAGCCTCCTGCCGCCGGAGCTGCCGCTGATCGACGGCGTCGAAGTCGAGGTCATCTACCGCGCGGCAGGCGAGGGCAACGAGGTCGGCGGAGACTTCTACGACGTCTTCCCCATCCGCGACGGCGCGTACGGCTTCGCCATCGGCGACGTCTGCGGTACGGGCCCGAACGCGGCAGCCGTCACCGGCCTGGCCCGCCACGCCCTGCGCCTCCTGGCCCGTGAGGGCCTGAGCGGTCCGGCGGTCCTGGAGCGCCTCAACTCCGCGATCCTCGACGAAGGCGCCCGCAGCCGCTTCCTCACCCTCCTCTACGGCGAGATGCGCCCGCAGGAGGACGGCAGCGCCGAACTGAAGGTGGTCTGCGCCGGCCATCCGCTCCCGCTGCGCCTGCGCCAGGACGGCTCGGTCGAGCCGGCCGCCGAACCCCAGCCGCTCCTCGGCGTCATCGAGGACCTGGAGCTCTACGAGCAGACCATCACCCTGGACCCGGGCGATGTCCTGCTGTGTGTCACGGACGGCGTCACCGAACGCCGCGAGGGCGCCCGCATGCTCGGCGACGACGGCCTCGCCGACGTCCTCACGACCTGCACGGGCCTCACCGCGGGGGCGGTCGCGGCCCGCATCATGCGCGCGGTGGAACGCTTCGCGTCGGACGCCCCTTCGGACGACATGGCGATCCTGGCGATGCGCGTCCCGGGTCTCCACAAAGACTAGGAGAACGCAAAAGGCCCCACCCGTGAGGGTGGGGCCTTTTCTGCTGGAGCCCCCAAACGGAATCGAACCGTTGACCTTCTCCTTACCATGGAGACGCTCTACCGACTGAGCTATAGGGGCCTGTTGCTTTGCGAGGTCTCCCCCGCGGCAACGGAATAGATCATACCCCGACCGGACCCGTGGTCCCAACCACGTCAGAAGGCGGGCTGGAGAAGCCCTCCGAGGGCGTTGCAGGCGGACACGATCCGCTGCATGTCCCGCTTGGTGAGGGACGCGTGCACGGGCAGCGCAAGCGTCTCGTCCGAAGCCCGCTCGGTCTCCGGTAGCGAAACACACCGCCGGAATTCGGGCAGCCGGTGCACGGGCGTCTTCACCGGCACCCGGCAGTCGACTCCCCTGGCCCGCACGGCCCGCGCGAAGGCATCCCGGTCGGGCCGCCCATTGCCCGGCACCCGCACCACGTACTGCTGGTAGGTGTGCCCGTCACCGTCGTCCGGCGTCCGCACACCCCTCAACTTCGCGTCGAGATAGGCCGCGCGCTCCCGGCGCTGGGCCATCTCGTCGTACGGGGCCTCGGACTCTCCCTGTTCCAGCACCAGCAGTCCGTGCCGTTGTCCCACTCCGTGCAGCCGCGCGATGTCGGCGAGCCGGCCGAAGCGGTGGACGACCACCACGGCCGCGGTCCTCGAGGTGACCGCCGCTTCCGCGGCAGCGGGGTCGAGGCAGTAGGTGGCGGGGTCTATGTCGGCGAACACCGGCAGAGCGCCGGCCATGGCCACGGCCTCGGCGACCTCGACGTTCCCGAAGGCCGGTACGACGACCTCGTCACCGAGTCCGACGCCGGCGGCCCTGAGCATTGCAGCAGTACCCATGCCGTGGATGCTCGTTGCGCAACGTGAACTTCAAGTGACGCACAACAAAAAAGGGTTGGTCCCGAAACCGAAGTTTCGGGACCAACCCTTTCAATGATTGTTCGGCGGCGTCCTACTCTCCCACAGGGTCCCCCCTGCAGTACCATCGGCGCTGTAAGGCTTAGCTTCCGGGTTCGGAATGTAACCGGGCGTTTCCCCTACGCTATAACCACCGAAACACTATGAAACTGTCAGCCGCACCACGCTGTGGCAACGTGGGGCTGTTCGTGGTTTCAGAACCAACACAGTGGACGCGAGCAACTGAGGACAAGCCCTCGGCCTATTAGTACCGGTCAACTCCACACGTTACCGTGCTTCCATATCCGGCCTATCAACCCAGTCGTCTACTGGGAGCCTTACCCTCTCAAGGAGGTGGGAATACTCATCTCGAAGCAGGCTTCCCGCTTAGATGCTTTCAGCGGTTATCCCTCCCGAACGTAGCCAACCAGCCATGCCCTTGGCAGAACAACTGGCACACCAGAGGTTCGTCCGTCCCGGTCCTCTCGTACTAGGGACAGCCCTTCTCAATATTCCTACGCGCACAGCGGATAGGGACCGAACTGTCTCACGACGTTCTAAACCCAGCTCGCGTACCGCTTTAATGGGCGAACAGCCCAACCCTTGGGACCGACTCCAGCCCCAGGATGCGACGAGCCGACATCGAGGTGCCAAACCATCCCGTCGATATGGACTCTTGGGGAAGATCAGCCTGTTATCCCCGGGGTACCTTTTATCCGTTGAGCGACGGCGCTTCCACAAGCCACCGCCGGATCACTAGTCCCGACTTTCGTCCCTGCTCGACCCGTCGGTCTCACAGTCAAGCTCCCTTGTGCACTTACACTCAACACCTGATTGCCAACCAGGCTGAGGGAACCTTTGGGCGCCTCCGTTACTCTTTAGGAGGCAACCGCCCCAGTTAAACTACCCATCAGACACTGTCCCTGATCCGGATCACGGACCCAGGTTAGACATCCAGCACGACCAGACTGGTATTTCAACGACGACTCCCCCTGAACTGGCGTCCAGAGTTCACAGTCTCCCAGCTATCCTACACAAGCCGAACCGAACACCAATATCAAACTGTAGTAAAGGTCCCGGGGTCTTTCCGTCCTGCTGCGCGAAACGAGCATCTTTACTCGTAGTGCAATTTCACCGGGCCTATGGTTGAGACAGTCGAGAAGTCGTTACGCCATTCGTGCAGGTCGGAACTTACCCGACAAGGAATTTCGCTACCTTAGGATGGTTATAGTTACCACCGCCGTTTACTGGCGCTTAAGTTCTCAGCTTCGCCCCACCGAAATGGAGCTAACCGGTCCCCTTAACGTTCCAGCACCGGGCAGGCGTCAGTCCGTATACATCGCCTTACGGCTTCGCACGGACCTGTGTTTTTAGTAAACAGTCGCTTCTCGCTGGTCTCTGCGGCCACCCCCAGCTCACCGTGTAAAACGGATCACCAGACGTGGCCCCCCTTCTCCCGAAGTTACGGGGGCATTTTGCCGAGTTCCTTAACCATAGTTCACCCGAACGCCTCGGTATTCTCTACCTGACCACCTGAGTCGGTTTAGGGTACGGGCCGCCATGAAACTCGCTAGAGGCTTTTCTCGACAGCATAGGATCATCCACTTCACCACAATCGGCTCGGCATCAGGTCTCAGACACATGTCAGGCGGATTTGCCTACCTGACGTCCTACACCCTTACCCCGGGACAACCACCGCCCGGGATGGACTACCTTCCTGCGTCACCCCATCACTCACCTACTAACCGCTTGGTTCGGCGGCTCCACCACTCCCCTTTGCCCGAAGGCTCCAGGGCGGCTTCACGGCCTTAGCATCACGATGCTCGATGTTTGACGCTTCACAGCGGGTACCGGAATATCAACCGGTTATCCATCGACTACGCCTGTCGGCCTCGCCTTAGGTCCCGACTTACCCTGGGCAGATCAGCTTGACCCAGGAACCCTTAGTCAATCGGCGCACACGTTTCTCACGTGTGTATCGCTACTCATGCCTGCATTCTCACTCGTGAACCGTCCACAACTCGCTTCCGCGGCTGCTTCACCCGGCACACGACGCTCCCCTACCCATCCACACAGGCGTTGGCCCTATTGTGTGAATGACACGACTTCGGCGGTACGCTTGAGCCCCGCTACATTGTCGGCGCGGAATCACTAGACCAGTGAGCTATTACGCACTCTTTCAAGGGTGGCTGCTTCTAAGCCAACCTCCTGGTTGTCTCTGCGACTCCACATCCTTTCCCACTTAGCGTACGCTTAGGGGCCTTAGTCGATGCTCTGGGCTGTTTCCCTCTCGACCATGGAGCTTATCCCCCACAGTCTCACTGCCGCGCTCTCACTTACCGGCATTCGGAGTTTGGCTAAGGTCAGTAACCCGGTAGGGCCCATCGCCTATCCAGTGCTCTACCTCCGGCAAGAAACACACGACGCTGCACCTAAATGCATTTCGGGGAGAACCAGCTATCACGGAGTTTGATTGGCCTTTCACCCCTAACCACAGGTCATCCCCCAGGTTTTCAACCCTGGTGGGTTCGGTCCTCCACGAAGTCTTACCTCCGCTTCAACCTGCCCATGGCTAGATCACTCCGCTTCGGGTCTTGAGCGTGCTACTGAAACGCCCTATTCGGACTCGCTTTCGCTACGGCTTCCCCACACGGGTTAACCTCGCAACACACCGCAAACTCGCAGGCTCATTCTTCAAAAGGCACGCAGTCACGAGAATGAAGCAAGCTTCATTCCGACGCTCCCACGGCTTGTAGGCACACGGTTTCAGGTACTATTTCACTCCCCTCCCGGGGTACTTTTCACCATTCCCTCACGGTACTATCCGCTATCGGTCACCAGGGAATATTTAGGCTTAGCGGGTGGTCCCGCCAGATTCACACGGGATTTCTCGGGCCCCGTGCTACTTGGGTGTCTCTCAAACGAGCCGCTGATGTTTCGACTACGGGGGTCTTACCCTCTACGCCGGACCTTTCGCATGTCCTTCGCCTACATCAACGGTTTCTGACTCGTCCCACGGCCGGCAGACCGTGGAAGAGAGATCCCACAACCCCGCATACGCAACCCCTGCCGGGTCTCACACGTATACGGTTTAGCCTCATCCGGTTTCGCTCGCCACTACTCCCGGAATCACGGTTGTTTTCTCTTCCTGCGGGTACTGAGATGTTTCACTTCCCCGCGTTCCCTCCACATGCCCTATGTGTTCAGGCATGGGTGACAGCCCATGACGACTGCCGGGTTTCCCCATTCGGAAACCCCCGGATCAAAGCCTGGTTGACGACTCCCCGGGGACTATCGTGGCCTCCCACGTCCTTCATCGGTTCCTGGTGCCAAGGCATCCACCGTGCGCCCTTAAAAACTTGGCCACAGATGCTCGCGTCCACTGTGCAGTTCTCAAACAACGACCAGCCACCCATCACCCCGCCCTCTACACAGGCGAGTTCACTGGGGCCGGCGACTGAGGAAATTTCGTTCCCTCAGACACCCAACAGCGTGCCCGACACACTCCCCGCTCCCCTCAACGTTCCACACTCCGAAGAGCAGTACTAGAAGGAGAAGACGATCAAGTATGCCGAATAGTCAACGTTCCACCCATGAGCAACCAGCATCAGACATTCGCCGATGTACTGGCCTCTGACCTCATCCCGAAGGACTCGGTAAGAAGTGCTCCTTAGAAAGGAGGTGATCCAGCCGCACCTTCCGGTACGGCTACCTTGTTACGACTTCGTCCCAATCGCCAGTCCCACCTTCGACAGCTCCCTCCCACAAGGGGTTGGGCCACCGGCTTCGGGTGTTACCGACTTTCGTGACGTGACGGGCGGTGTGTACAAGGCCCGGGAACGTATTCACCGCAGCAATGCTGATCTGCGATTACTAGCGACTCCGACTTCATGGGGTCGAGTTGCAGACCCCAATCCGAACTGAGACCGGCTTTTTGAGATTCGCTCCACCTCGCGGTATCGCAGCTCATTGTACCGGCCATTGTAGCACGTGTGCAGCCCAAGACATAAGGGGCATGATGACTTGACGTCGTCCCCACCTTCCTCCGAGTTGACCCCGGCGGTCTCCCGTGAGTCCCCAGCACCACAAGGGCCTGCTGGCAACACGGGACAAGGGTTGCGCTCGTTGCGGGACTTAACCCAACATCTCACGACACGAGCTGACGACAGCCATGCACCACCTGTACACCGACCACAAGGGGGCGCCTGTCTCCAGACGTTTCCGGTGTATGTCAAGCCTTGGTAAGGTTCTTCGCGTTGCGTCGAATTAAGCCACATGCTCCGCCGCTTGTGCGGGCCCCCGTCAATTCCTTTGAGTTTTAGCCTTGCGGCCGTACTCCCCAGGCGGGGCACTTAATGCGTTAGCTGCGGCACGGACAACGTGGAATGTTGCCCACACCTAGTGCCCACCGTTTACGGCGTGGACTACCAGGGTATCTAATCCTGTTCGCTCCCCACGCTTTCGCTCCTCAGCGTCAGTATCGGCCCAGAGATCCGCCTTCGCCACCGGTGTTCCTCCTGATATCTGCGCATTTCACCGCTACACCAGGAATTCCGATCTCCCCTACCGAACTCTAGCCTGCCCGTATCGACTGCAGACCCGGGGTTAAGCCCCGGGCTTTCACAACCGACGTGACAAGCCGCCTACGAGCTCTTTACGCCCAATAATTCCGGACAACGCTCGCGCCCTACGTATTACCGCGGCTGCTGGCACGTAGTTAGCCGGCGCTTCTTCTGCAGGTACCGTCACTTTCGCTTCTTCCCTGCTGAAAGAGGTTTACAACCCGAAGGCCGTCATCCCTCACGCGGCGTCGCTGCATCAGGCTTTCGCCCATTGTGCAATATTCCCCACTGCTGCCTCCCGTAGGAGTCTGGGCCGTGTCTCAGTCCCAGTGTGGCCGGTCGCCCTCTCAGGCCGGCTACCCGTCGTCGCCTTGGTGAGCCACTACCTCACCAACAAGCTGATAGGCCGCGGGCTCATCCTGCACCGCCGGAGCTTTCGACCATCACAGATGCCTGCAATGGTCAGTATCCGGTATTAGACCCCGTTTCCAGGGCTTGTCCCAGAGTGCAGGGCAGATTGCCCACGTGTTACTCACCCGTTCGCCACTAATCCCCACCGAAGTGGTTCATCGTTCGACTTGCATGTGTTAAGCACGCCGCCAGCGTTCGTCCTGAGCCAGGATCAAACTCTCCGTGAATGTTTTCCCGTAATCGGGATGACACGCACGAGAGCGGAACAGTCAGGCGGAATAGGCCCGACCGTTCACAGCGTCCTCGCTGTGTTTTCTTCAAAGGAACCTCGACCATCGGTTATCCGATGGACGGGGTATCAACATATCTGGCGTTGACTTTTGGCACGCTGTTGAGTTCTCAAGGAACGGTCGCTTCCTTTGTACTCACCCTCTCGGGCTTTCCTCCGGGCTTCCCTTCGGTCTTGCGTTTCCGACTCTATCAGATCTTTCCGACCCGATTTCCTCGGTGCTTTCCAGGTTCCCGCTTTCGCGTTTCCCTTTCCGGCGGCTCCGACTTTATCAGAAGTTCTGAGTCGGATTTTCCTTCCCGGCCGGACATGGTTCCTGGTGCCTGAGTCGGCCCGGGTGCCCCGTCGGGAGGAGTTGTAAACCTACTGGAGCGGGGCGCCTCGATGCAAATCGAGGCGCCCGCTCCCAGTTGGTACCGGCTCAGACCCGACGGGCCGTCAGACCTCCACCACCACAGGCAG
Protein-coding regions in this window:
- a CDS encoding SpoIIE family protein phosphatase, whose product is MTTGLIPGGQPPDPRPTGALPQQRREPVGHAAQHVENRSRSSVITARAAASFEPVGRSVASARSFVRDTLQGWGFADIVDDAVVLTSELVTNAVVHAGTSADVLCLRSDEGARIEVADRYPEREIPLQATAINMGNPDREGGRGLQLCAALAGRWGVEYTPTHKTVWFQLDLPARVVGTRAAGPALPSELLPLADGRVRVAVVQIDRTGHITAWNEDAEELFGYPAEQVTGKPLTDLAAWPHTPGTSTGIAEALRLSRWEGSYGIRASTGRVTPVYASHLRVRDTGGEPSTVCLLVRDHERAVLQTPLRGPASDTSSGSEGQSADPFEVFIGSPAPDDLDGLLQRTVERARDMLDGDSAFLLLATDDETELEVRASTGLPSARQRFARVPVEAGPGRYGSARMPAVHDDLTAVPGAVPLLNGTGMRSVVTVPLKVEGRLTGSLGVAAEAPGRYSNEEALRLQFAADRIALAVESARLGELERLRRGSLSFLVEASDLLAGTLDRDQTLALMAQMTVPTLATWCAVYTIADQASEPYLSYVLHEDEELIDGIKSLLSKVPPPDPVPTPGARVWTTPGEVAHQAALRSSMRSLGLSGTQTRQVTPGIGPTLATASAVGGETVVLPLVARNRVIGMLTLGKPTDEHFRQEILELAEDLSRRAALALDNARLYSERTAISQSLQRSLLPPELPLIDGVEVEVIYRAAGEGNEVGGDFYDVFPIRDGAYGFAIGDVCGTGPNAAAVTGLARHALRLLAREGLSGPAVLERLNSAILDEGARSRFLTLLYGEMRPQEDGSAELKVVCAGHPLPLRLRQDGSVEPAAEPQPLLGVIEDLELYEQTITLDPGDVLLCVTDGVTERREGARMLGDDGLADVLTTCTGLTAGAVAARIMRAVERFASDAPSDDMAILAMRVPGLHKD
- a CDS encoding DegT/DnrJ/EryC1/StrS family aminotransferase, with protein sequence MLRAAGVGLGDEVVVPAFGNVEVAEAVAMAGALPVFADIDPATYCLDPAAAEAAVTSRTAAVVVVHRFGRLADIARLHGVGQRHGLLVLEQGESEAPYDEMAQRRERAAYLDAKLRGVRTPDDGDGHTYQQYVVRVPGNGRPDRDAFARAVRARGVDCRVPVKTPVHRLPEFRRCVSLPETERASDETLALPVHASLTKRDMQRIVSACNALGGLLQPAF